One window of Thermocoleostomius sinensis A174 genomic DNA carries:
- the aqpZ gene encoding aquaporin Z yields MPLVSRCLAEFIGTFWLVFGGCGSAVLAAVFPYNAAAGTNPLGIGLVGVSLAFGLTVLTMVYAVGHISGGHFNPAVSFGLWAGKRFPASELLPYIIAQVLGAIVAGGMIYVIANGREGFALTGSNPLATNGYGEHSPGGYALLACFLIEVLLTFIFLLVIMGATDGRAPKGFAPIAIGLCLTLIHLISIPVTNTSVNPARSTGVAVFAGPELFGQVWLFWVAPILGALLAGFLYSSVFSAPSVPEMQRVRETV; encoded by the coding sequence ATGCCGCTTGTAAGTCGCTGTCTTGCTGAATTTATAGGAACGTTCTGGTTAGTTTTTGGGGGATGTGGTAGCGCCGTTCTCGCGGCCGTCTTTCCCTATAATGCTGCTGCTGGCACAAATCCCCTTGGCATTGGTCTAGTGGGTGTTTCTCTTGCTTTCGGTTTAACGGTATTAACCATGGTCTACGCAGTAGGGCACATTTCTGGAGGACACTTTAACCCGGCCGTGTCGTTTGGGCTTTGGGCGGGTAAGCGGTTCCCAGCTTCGGAATTGCTGCCTTACATCATTGCTCAAGTTTTAGGGGCAATCGTAGCAGGGGGCATGATCTACGTCATCGCCAACGGTCGTGAAGGGTTTGCCTTAACTGGATCAAATCCGCTAGCAACCAATGGCTATGGAGAACACTCTCCGGGTGGCTATGCTCTGTTGGCTTGTTTTCTCATTGAAGTTCTACTAACGTTCATCTTCTTGCTCGTTATCATGGGAGCAACAGACGGACGGGCCCCAAAAGGATTTGCGCCGATTGCGATCGGGCTTTGCTTGACATTAATTCACTTAATTAGTATTCCTGTTACTAATACCTCTGTAAACCCGGCTCGCAGTACTGGGGTGGCTGTGTTTGCAGGGCCCGAATTATTTGGGCAAGTTTGGTTGTTTTGGGTCGCCCCAATTTTGGGGGCATTACTGGCTGGTTTCTTGTATTCGTCTGTCTTCAGTGCACCCTCTGTCCCAGAGATGCAGCGCGTTCGAGAAACCGTATAG
- a CDS encoding DUF4912 domain-containing protein has translation MSFPKKPRPIPRSSNMSAATLLLLLAIVAVPVPLTSALLVRPGLAQSPSPAFPLPTAVPSGTTVRINGSSSLESINEALKQRFESQFSGTTVEAAYDGSDEALQQLLNGSIDLAAIGRPLTEQEQAQGLVAVPVARNKIAVVVGADNPFNGSLTSDQFAQMFRGEITSWSQVGGQPIPVRFIDRPENSDIRRSFQQYPVFQSAPFATGANAVQLTEDSAEAVSNELGSDGIGYVMADQLAGSPTIRALLMHETPPTDPLYPFSQPLSYVYRGPTPSPEVQAFLGYAAAPENQPIVEEARRAGIVAAVPTTAQASPSPVASPEASPSPAATDATEPAVVPSPDPSPTEATPGAVTTTERDRTGVPWWLWLLAIPLLGALLWWLLRDRSAPVPPPAAVPLVDANSRMILTPRNCREGYVYWELPDRLVSDLRAQNRPLKVRLHDVTEYGITDYSVTDVDIDRHLSQSQSTQRMNVFDCDEQAQDLHVAIPVDNRDYVAELGYFVDDDRWVRITQSAPVRVPACEPDPRPVNTTDVTTTPVSATTATPLASTATALEAGAAGVAAGMTARSAPNPQLIEEHSRIILTPRSPKSAYVYWEVSKEHKDSLRQQGGRDLRLRIYDTTGIDIDEQSAHSMREYRCDELAQDMHVPIPSSDRDYVAELGYVTADRRWLRLARSAHVHMPVMPLANRTTANSPTTGTTNRTTNLRTGAPSGGPTSGTSSSEAASRTPPSPPPVRPTPMVRQSSEPRPAGATADMPEGSAAGKATGSVELPSRTTPDRVDDRRKSGANPVSDAAKAAGAALAGGAAAIGAGMAQARDRLGADTESDRQRMTDGTDGRQRQCRIILVPRTPNAAYAYWEVSDDYKEELRRQGGQILMLRIHDATDLDIDYQPAHSTQDYVCDEGEQDKHVSIPVSDRDYVAELGYVSNDGRWLRLIRSLHVRVPSDGTNL, from the coding sequence ATGTCTTTTCCTAAGAAGCCCCGTCCAATTCCTCGATCGTCGAATATGTCGGCGGCTACTCTACTATTACTGCTGGCGATCGTCGCGGTCCCCGTTCCCTTGACCTCAGCCCTGCTGGTTCGTCCAGGTCTTGCCCAGTCTCCTAGTCCAGCTTTTCCGTTGCCGACGGCGGTTCCTAGTGGCACAACTGTGCGAATCAATGGGTCTTCAAGCCTAGAATCAATCAATGAGGCGCTAAAGCAGCGGTTCGAGTCTCAATTCTCAGGGACAACGGTAGAGGCGGCCTACGATGGATCAGATGAGGCATTGCAACAATTACTGAATGGCTCGATCGATCTGGCAGCCATTGGCCGACCTTTAACTGAACAAGAGCAGGCGCAGGGGTTAGTGGCGGTGCCTGTGGCTCGAAATAAAATTGCCGTAGTTGTAGGGGCAGATAACCCGTTTAATGGCAGTTTGACTTCTGACCAATTTGCTCAGATGTTTCGCGGTGAGATTACGAGTTGGTCGCAGGTGGGCGGACAACCTATTCCGGTTCGCTTCATCGATCGTCCAGAGAATAGTGATATTCGGCGATCGTTTCAGCAATATCCAGTATTTCAATCGGCTCCATTTGCTACTGGGGCCAATGCAGTGCAGTTGACCGAAGACAGTGCTGAAGCGGTGTCCAATGAACTGGGATCGGATGGGATTGGCTATGTCATGGCCGATCAACTAGCTGGTAGTCCCACGATTCGGGCCCTGTTGATGCATGAGACTCCACCAACCGATCCGCTCTATCCCTTCTCGCAGCCCTTATCCTATGTGTATCGAGGCCCAACCCCAAGCCCTGAAGTTCAAGCGTTTCTGGGCTATGCAGCGGCTCCGGAAAATCAACCAATTGTAGAAGAAGCACGACGGGCTGGCATTGTGGCGGCTGTACCAACAACAGCCCAAGCCTCTCCGAGTCCGGTTGCTTCACCAGAGGCTAGTCCATCGCCAGCAGCAACCGACGCGACCGAGCCAGCGGTTGTTCCGTCGCCTGATCCATCCCCAACCGAGGCAACACCAGGAGCCGTGACCACAACAGAGCGCGATCGAACGGGGGTTCCTTGGTGGCTATGGCTTCTGGCCATTCCGCTGTTGGGAGCGTTGCTGTGGTGGCTATTGCGTGATCGATCGGCCCCTGTTCCTCCTCCAGCGGCGGTTCCTTTGGTTGATGCCAATAGCCGCATGATTTTGACGCCGCGTAATTGTCGAGAAGGGTATGTGTATTGGGAACTGCCCGATCGGCTGGTCAGCGATCTGCGTGCCCAAAATCGCCCGCTGAAGGTTCGGTTGCATGATGTAACAGAGTATGGCATCACAGACTATAGCGTCACTGATGTAGATATCGATCGACATTTGTCCCAATCTCAATCTACCCAGCGAATGAACGTGTTTGACTGCGATGAGCAAGCACAGGATTTGCACGTTGCTATTCCGGTAGATAATCGTGATTATGTGGCGGAACTGGGATATTTTGTTGACGACGATCGCTGGGTTCGCATCACTCAATCTGCCCCGGTCCGGGTTCCTGCCTGTGAACCTGACCCACGTCCAGTTAACACCACTGACGTTACTACCACACCTGTGTCTGCAACAACGGCTACGCCCTTAGCTTCTACCGCGACGGCTCTTGAGGCTGGGGCGGCCGGAGTGGCGGCCGGAATGACCGCTCGATCGGCCCCCAATCCGCAATTAATTGAGGAGCATAGTCGCATCATTTTGACGCCGCGTAGTCCCAAGTCAGCTTATGTGTATTGGGAAGTGTCCAAGGAACACAAAGACTCGTTGCGGCAACAGGGTGGGCGCGATCTAAGGCTACGTATTTACGACACAACCGGGATTGATATCGATGAGCAATCAGCGCATAGTATGCGGGAATATCGCTGTGATGAACTGGCTCAAGATATGCATGTTCCCATTCCGTCAAGCGATCGAGACTATGTGGCAGAGTTGGGATATGTGACGGCCGATCGCCGCTGGTTACGACTGGCTCGATCCGCCCATGTGCACATGCCAGTGATGCCGCTGGCCAATCGCACAACTGCCAATTCACCGACAACTGGAACCACTAACCGAACCACTAACCTCAGAACTGGTGCGCCATCTGGTGGACCTACCTCGGGAACGTCCAGTTCGGAGGCTGCTTCTCGAACTCCTCCTAGCCCACCGCCAGTCAGACCGACACCGATGGTGCGTCAGTCCAGTGAACCTCGTCCTGCTGGAGCGACGGCTGACATGCCAGAGGGAAGCGCTGCTGGAAAAGCGACTGGTTCAGTGGAGTTACCTAGTCGGACAACGCCAGATCGAGTAGACGATCGGCGTAAATCAGGCGCTAATCCAGTTAGTGACGCCGCCAAGGCCGCCGGGGCAGCGCTGGCCGGAGGCGCGGCCGCCATTGGAGCAGGCATGGCCCAAGCTCGCGATCGATTGGGAGCAGATACAGAGAGCGATCGCCAGCGGATGACGGATGGAACCGATGGGCGCCAACGGCAGTGTCGCATTATTCTCGTACCACGAACCCCCAATGCTGCCTATGCCTACTGGGAAGTTTCAGATGATTACAAAGAAGAATTGCGGCGTCAGGGGGGGCAAATTTTGATGTTGCGCATCCACGATGCTACCGATCTAGATATCGATTATCAACCTGCTCATAGTACACAGGATTATGTGTGTGATGAAGGTGAGCAAGATAAACACGTTTCCATTCCTGTGAGCGATCGAGATTATGTGGCGGAATTAGGGTATGTCAGCAATGACGGGCGATGGCTACGGTTAATTCGTTCGTTGCATGTTCGGGTTCCCTCAGATGGTACAAATTTGTAG
- a CDS encoding DUF937 domain-containing protein has translation MGLFFDVLSAINNPNQQGSVAQLATITNSLQELSAGRGIQPSTMQTVMSVLGQTIRPSLQQQRAVMGSSQLDNLIGRSVGSGAIASVIQSLFPAQLQQQLAEGIAKKTGLSSTMIQSILPMLLTAVLGVFSMGARKPSTSTNAANPLLSAFLDGDRDGNTDLGDLFKFASRFINAPRAA, from the coding sequence ATGGGACTTTTCTTTGACGTTCTCAGCGCAATTAATAATCCAAACCAACAGGGTAGCGTGGCTCAATTAGCCACGATTACCAACTCTCTTCAAGAACTGTCAGCCGGGCGAGGAATTCAACCCTCTACGATGCAGACTGTGATGTCTGTGTTAGGACAGACGATTCGTCCATCGTTGCAACAGCAGCGCGCGGTGATGGGCAGTAGCCAATTGGATAACTTGATCGGTCGCAGTGTTGGCAGCGGAGCGATCGCCTCTGTGATTCAATCGCTGTTTCCGGCCCAACTGCAACAGCAGCTTGCCGAAGGCATTGCCAAAAAAACCGGATTAAGTTCCACGATGATTCAAAGCATCTTACCCATGTTGTTGACGGCAGTGCTAGGAGTGTTCAGCATGGGAGCGCGCAAACCTTCTACCTCTACAAATGCAGCTAATCCGTTGCTTAGTGCGTTTTTGGATGGCGATCGAGATGGAAACACAGATCTAGGTGATCTTTTCAAGTTTGCTTCTCGGTTTATCAATGCGCCTCGGGCTGCTTAA
- a CDS encoding HlyD family secretion protein, whose protein sequence is MTNSIQYGIDSVGNFDDLNRLLQGENGVNGRSNPLKIQFAGASAHQPVKLNQAESLHLDGHSEPIEIQGNSMRMNTVENSALKQSVQQPTELMEHSLSNNPTTIEQPSSESSSSWRWLFTALVLCCAVGGLATLAFVWLTSLPPRTNCGEISPLSPDIDRLYCAQAAAESGELDDLMTGLKLVEAWSPDHPLYNESRRWMKEWSQSVLVIARQKMAASDMETAIELANRIPNSSPLYAEAQSAIAQWQENWQIDEAIYAKAQTALKNQDWDSVSHHILELSESPYDYWNTEKVNELAQQVLSEKKARQILAQAKRTAEVETPDNLQAALKLAKTLDTTTYTWMDAQPTLTQWGNTLLTIGFDRWREKRFDEAIAHAEAASVSSALATEAQHLIDLSQARQLALASGGNWKPQPKHVWNLMEAVSAAKRIPSTSRFYAQAQESLASWDAQLQATSQLQVANLLADLGQRDSLQTAIAQAEQIPPAHPRRLQAQTLIAYWKQEVQRVEDQPYLLFAQQLAEAGTVADLKLAIAEASKIEAGRVLRHQAQGLIYDWTQQIQVLEDQPLLAEATTQAQQGNLTDAIRIAAQIPADRALYDEAQAAIAGWQAELNRIEIARTRPARSNESNVANTPDSSYPTSSAQADPESFDWVQTPTVAKTAKDERPVTPPSPQLTPVLPPQETTRQPELAPPSPFVLQESAPLYEEEPAARFEYRSDGVPRLIRRHSHSSDTPASVVNEPPAIREVFPPLDDATLFEEPPEVAPALESIPVEAEPVVEELPSGTESSAIESLLPSESSQLEESVPLSVDSINKNASDEISEAVEQSYPVSMNVSENEIELNVEFSDGWN, encoded by the coding sequence GTGACGAATTCAATTCAATATGGAATCGACTCAGTTGGTAATTTTGATGACTTAAATCGGTTATTGCAGGGAGAGAATGGAGTGAACGGTCGATCGAATCCACTAAAAATTCAATTTGCGGGTGCATCTGCTCATCAACCAGTCAAACTTAATCAAGCAGAGTCACTTCATTTAGACGGTCATAGCGAACCGATCGAGATACAGGGTAATTCAATGCGGATGAATACGGTTGAGAATTCCGCGCTTAAGCAATCAGTGCAACAGCCTACTGAATTGATGGAGCACTCACTGTCGAACAATCCCACTACAATAGAGCAACCCTCCAGCGAGTCGTCATCATCTTGGCGCTGGTTGTTCACGGCACTCGTTTTGTGCTGTGCAGTGGGTGGGTTAGCCACACTCGCTTTTGTTTGGTTAACCTCGCTGCCCCCGCGGACCAATTGCGGTGAAATTTCTCCTTTGTCTCCAGATATCGATCGACTCTATTGTGCCCAAGCGGCGGCGGAATCGGGAGAATTAGACGATTTAATGACAGGGTTGAAACTGGTAGAGGCGTGGTCTCCTGATCATCCCCTTTATAATGAATCGCGCCGCTGGATGAAAGAATGGTCGCAATCGGTATTGGTGATTGCGCGTCAAAAAATGGCAGCTAGCGATATGGAAACGGCGATCGAGTTGGCCAATCGCATTCCCAATTCTAGCCCTCTATACGCAGAGGCCCAAAGTGCAATTGCTCAATGGCAAGAAAATTGGCAGATTGATGAAGCAATCTATGCCAAAGCACAAACGGCTCTTAAAAATCAAGATTGGGATAGTGTTTCGCACCATATTCTGGAGCTAAGTGAATCGCCCTATGATTACTGGAATACTGAAAAGGTGAATGAACTGGCTCAACAAGTATTGAGCGAAAAGAAGGCACGGCAAATATTAGCGCAAGCCAAGCGCACAGCCGAGGTGGAAACGCCTGACAATCTGCAAGCGGCATTGAAACTAGCCAAAACCTTGGACACTACGACGTATACCTGGATGGACGCACAACCCACTTTGACTCAGTGGGGAAATACACTACTGACCATCGGGTTCGATCGCTGGCGTGAAAAACGCTTTGATGAAGCAATTGCTCATGCGGAGGCTGCAAGTGTTAGTTCTGCTTTGGCAACCGAAGCACAACACTTAATCGATTTGAGTCAGGCGCGACAGTTGGCATTAGCCAGTGGTGGCAATTGGAAGCCTCAACCCAAGCACGTTTGGAACTTGATGGAAGCGGTCTCAGCGGCCAAGCGCATTCCATCGACTAGTCGCTTTTATGCTCAAGCTCAAGAGAGCCTGGCAAGTTGGGATGCACAACTGCAAGCCACCTCCCAGTTGCAGGTTGCTAATCTACTAGCAGACTTGGGACAGCGTGATTCATTGCAAACTGCTATCGCCCAAGCAGAACAAATTCCTCCGGCTCATCCCCGACGATTACAGGCTCAAACCTTGATCGCGTATTGGAAACAGGAAGTGCAACGAGTTGAAGACCAACCTTATTTGCTGTTTGCGCAACAGTTGGCGGAAGCTGGTACGGTTGCAGACTTGAAGCTGGCGATCGCCGAAGCCAGCAAAATTGAGGCAGGGCGGGTATTGCGTCATCAAGCTCAAGGGCTGATTTATGACTGGACTCAGCAAATTCAAGTTCTAGAAGATCAACCTCTTCTTGCCGAAGCAACCACCCAAGCGCAACAGGGCAACCTGACAGATGCAATTCGGATCGCGGCTCAAATTCCAGCCGATCGAGCCTTGTACGATGAGGCGCAAGCGGCAATTGCCGGTTGGCAAGCAGAATTAAACCGGATTGAAATCGCACGCACACGACCAGCCCGATCGAATGAATCGAATGTTGCTAATACGCCAGACTCGTCCTATCCTACTTCCTCCGCTCAAGCTGATCCAGAGTCCTTTGATTGGGTGCAGACACCTACGGTGGCAAAGACAGCCAAGGACGAACGCCCTGTCACCCCTCCATCGCCCCAATTAACTCCTGTGTTGCCACCTCAGGAAACGACCCGACAACCAGAACTTGCGCCACCTTCGCCTTTTGTACTGCAAGAGTCTGCTCCTTTGTATGAAGAGGAACCCGCTGCCCGATTTGAATATCGTTCTGATGGAGTGCCCCGGTTAATTCGTCGCCATTCTCACTCCTCTGATACTCCTGCTTCGGTCGTCAACGAACCTCCAGCCATCCGTGAGGTATTTCCCCCATTGGATGATGCCACCCTATTTGAAGAACCTCCGGAAGTGGCACCGGCACTGGAATCGATTCCTGTTGAAGCTGAACCCGTTGTGGAAGAATTGCCGTCCGGAACCGAATCTTCTGCGATCGAATCTCTCCTACCCTCCGAGTCTTCACAGTTAGAGGAAAGTGTTCCCTTATCGGTGGACTCGATCAACAAGAATGCATCGGATGAAATTTCTGAGGCTGTGGAACAGTCTTATCCGGTATCAATGAATGTTTCTGAGAATGAAATTGAACTGAATGTTGAGTTTAGCGATGGGTGGAATTAG